Proteins from one Impatiens glandulifera chromosome 2, dImpGla2.1, whole genome shotgun sequence genomic window:
- the LOC124926180 gene encoding copper-transporting ATPase PAA1, chloroplastic-like, with the protein MPISLIMECCCSPRTALLFKKSLPPPPPPPPNSIYLHATSSSHYLLRRRLFKRSSKPPFIYRDRLTCAAAAAAASSGVSPSHDDDEIILNVGGMMCEGCASSVKRILESQPQVSSATVDLAAQIAVIHPHVSETTQLPPNHLLLLGQTLAKHLTNCGFPSSTLLQG; encoded by the exons ATGCCTATCTCTCTAATAATGGAGTGTTGTTGTTCACCTCGTACTGCCTTATTATTCAAGAAAAgccttcctcctcctcctcctcctcctcctaatTCCATCTATCTACACGCCACTAGTTCCAGCCACTATCTTCTCCGGCGACGACTCTTCAAGAGATCATCCAAACCACCCTTCATCTACAGAGATCGTTTAACTTgtgcagcagcagcagcagcagcttcTTCTGGCGTGAGTCCTtctcatgatgatgatgagattaTTCTAAACGTCGGA GGAATGATGTGTGAGGGATGCGCTTCCAGCGTCAAGAGAATACTCGAAAGCCAA CCACAAGTGTCTTCTGCTACTGTTGATCTTGCTGCACAAATTGCAGTTATACACCCACATGTATCTGAAACCACTCAACTGCCCCCAaaccatttattattattaggacAAACTCTTGCCAAACATTTAACCAATTGTGGATTTCCATCATCTACTCTTCTTCAAG GTTGA
- the LOC124927390 gene encoding outer envelope protein 64, mitochondrial-like → MPPNNSLTIIGKINTSNPKVWIVIGVTIAGILILTETRRRRLISKTLNRQHFGAFIQNLDLLPFPQPPPPAARLPLSAFTFAVSDNIEVKDYITGFGNPDWKRTHEAALKTAVVLTALLKNGATCVGKTVIAELGYGITGENVNYGTPINPQMPSHIPGGSCSGSSVAVSAELVDFSLGTDTIGCVRVSASFCGILGYRPSHGSISTVGILPNSQSLDTIGWFARSPSVLHSVGHVLLQLNQLEPRRTRRLIVADDLFQFSKISKQKIIHVLSKSAEKLSGYQLPTHTNFGQHIASNVPSLNGFREQANNLQVGNLTLKALSSAMFLLHRYEFNTNHSEWVKSHKPKLGHDVSVLAASTTTNDIKILYKVRTEMRAALQSLLKDDGILVIPTVADHPLKLNSKKGVVTDFSDRAFPLLSIASMSGCCQVTVPLGKHEGFPISVSLIAQHGADKFLLDTVLDMYSSLQQQIALVSDSTPLPDTNGNMENSELLKEKGNAAFKGRQWNNAVSYYSEAIKLSENATYYCNRAAAFLELGCFREAEEDCNKAISLDKKNVKAYLRRGTARESLILYKEALKDFKHALVLEPQNKVARFAEKRLQKLMS, encoded by the exons ATGCCGCCGAATAATTCATTGACTATAATAGGGAAGATCAACACTTCTAACCCCAAAGTATGGATCGTCATCGGCGTCACCATAGCTGGGATACTCATTCTTACTGAGACCCGTCGCCGGCGACTTATATCCAAGACCTTAAATAGACAACATTTTGGTGCCTTCATTCAAAACCTCGACTTGTTGCCCTTCCCCCAGCCTCCCCCTCCGGCTGCTCGCCTGCCCCTCTCCGCCTTCACCTTTGCCGTTTCTGACAA CATTGAGGTGAAAGACTATATTACAGGGTTTGGAAACCCTGATTGGAAGAGGACACATGAGGCTGCTCTTAAGACTGCGGTTGTCTTAACTGCCCTGCTCAAGAATGGAGCTACTTGTGTTGGGAAGACTGTTATAGCCGAATTAGGTTATGG GATTACTGGGGAGAATGTGAATTATGGAACACCAATTAACCCACAAATGCCTTCTCACATTCCCGGGGGATCATGTAGCGGTTCGTCTGTTGCAGTTTCTGCTGAGCTTGTGGATTTTTCTCTTGGTACTGACACAATTGGCTGTGTGAGAGTATCGGCATCATTTTGTGGAATTCTTGGTTATCGTCCATCTCATGGAAGTATATCTACTGTGGGCATCCTGCCAAATTCACAAAGTTTAGACACAATTg GTTGGTTTGCCAGAAGTCCATCTGTTTTGCATAGTGTTGGCCATGTTCTACTGCAACTAAACCAGTTGGAACCTAGAAGAACTAGACGCTTAATTGTAGCTGATGATCTGTTCCAGTTTTCTAAGATTTCCAAGCAGAAGATTATTCATGTCCTTAGCAAATCAGCTGAAAAGTTATCTGGCT ATCAGTTACCCACGCATACAAATTTTGGTCAACATATTGCTTCCAATGTACCCAGTCTGAATGGATTCCGAGAACAAGCAAACAATCTACAAGTTGGAAATTTAACCCTGAAAGCACTTTCTTCTGCGATGTTTCTTCTACATAG ATATGAATTCAACACAAATCACAGTGAGTGGGTTAAGTCGCATAAACCCAAATTAGGCCATGATGTCTCCGTTCTTGCAGCATCTACAACTACAAATGACATTAAGATTTTGTATAAAGTAAGAACAGAAATGCGTGCGGCCCTGCAAAGTCTTTTAAAG GATGATGGAATATTGGTGATCCCAACAGTTGCAGATCATCCCTTGAAACTTAACTCAAAGAAGGGGGTTGTAACAGATTTTTCAGACAGAGCTTTTCCTCTATTAAGCATTGCAAGTATGTCAGGTTGCTGTCAG GTTACAGTTCCACTTGGAAAGCATGAAGGTTTTCCAATCTCTGTTTCTCTTATTGCACAACATGGAGCAGATAAATTCCTCCTTGATACTGTCTTAGACATGTACTCATCTCTTCAGCAACAGATTGCCCTTGTTTCTGACTCCACACCTTTGCCAGATACCAATGGAAACATGGAAAATTCTGAGCTTCTGAAAGAAAAG GGTAATGCTGCATTCAAAGGGAGGCAATGGAATAACGCTGTAAGTTACTATTCGGAAGCCATAAAGCTGTCTGAAAATGCAACTTACTATTGCAACCGGGCGGCAGCCTTCTTGGAATTAGGATG CTTCCGGGAAGCTGAAGAAGACTGCAACAAGGCAATATCACTTGATAAGAAG